From the genome of uncultured Methanobacterium sp.:
ATGAGCCGGGCGCTCTACCTGGCTAAGCTATGGGCCCTTAAGCGCCGCCGACAGGGCTCGAACCTGTGACCAATCGGTTAACAGCCGAACGCTCTACCTACTGAGCTACGGCGGCTACATAGTAAACCAGTAAACCGTGCAAAACCCAAACAGGGTTGGCGGGGTTATAGAATATAGCATACTAAGCGTAGTTTAACATTTACGTTAATCCTATATAAAGGTTGTGGGTTCCAAGATGATCTTTCACCATGTTCAATTACCACTTAATCCCATAATTTATAATGTCCATTAGGAAGATATAAACCTTTCAAATTTTTATAATTTTTACAACACTACTAATTATGAATTAATATGAATTAGGAATTAGTATGAACCTCATCCAAAAAATAAAAGACAAAAAAATCCTGGAACTCCTCCAGGAAGCCAACCAGATCACCCTCGCTGAACACGGTAACCCGATAACTCTGGAGAGGGCAATTTTCCTCTCCTGGTGGTGTGATAAGGGTGACTGCAGCTTCTGTTACATGTCATCCCAGAAACCCCTCATCAGGGACCCTAAAAAGGCTAGGAGGAGGGTGGAAGCAATATTAGCCGAGGCAGAAATGGTGCGCAGGATGGGCTGGAACATTGAATTTCTTTCAGGAGGATACGGGGCATTCACCACTCCTGAAATTAAAAACATAGCCACCGAGATCCACCGGATCACCGATAACCCAGTGTGGCTCAATGTGGGAATTACCAGTGAACTTGACGCCTACGGTGAAGAGGTTATCGGGGTAACCGGTGCAGTGGAGGTGGCCAACCCGGAACTCCACCAGAAGATATGTCCCAGCAAACCATTAAACGATATAACTGCAATGCTCACCGAGGCAGGGGACCTTGGATTTAAAAAGGCCATAACCATCATACTGGGCCTGGGTGAGACACCCGAAGACCTGCAGTACCTCTGGGAAATGATCAAGGATCTGGAAATTGACCGGATCATCTTCTATTCACTCAACCCCCACCCAGACACACCGTATGCTGACACCCCTCAGCCCGCATCATTGTACTATGCCGGGGTGGTGGCTGCCACCAGGATACAGTTCCCCCAACTGGAGATCATCACCGGAACCTGGGTGGACAACCTGGCCAACATCGGACCCCTAATACTGGCTGGTGCCAATGGAATCACTAAATTTCCCTTATTTAAGATGTTCGGCACCCGTTACGGCAGAAGAGTTGAGGAAGAAGTCCATTGGGCAGGTAGGAAATTGGAGGGAACCTTTACTGATCATGTCTGTCTGGATGGTGAAAGTCCCATGAGTGAACTGGAGCCTTTCCTAAAAAGATATATCAAAAGTTGTCTCAATAATAAAACTGAGTATAAGGTTTAACTACATCACTCATTATTTTCATAGGAGGAATAACCATTAAGATGATGTGCGGATTGGAAATCCACGTTCAACTTGAAACAGAATCAAAACTGTTCTGCACCTGTCACACTAACTACCAGGAGGCAGCTCCCAACACCAATATATGTTACGTCTGTTTAAACCAGCCGGGAGCCAAACCATACCCTCCTAACCAGGTAGCCCTGGACGGGGCAGTTATGATCGCGTTGATGCTGGGCTGTAAGATCAGCCCTGATGTAACTTACTTCATGCGTAAACACTATGATTACCCTGATCTCTCCTCAGGATACCAGAGAACATCAATACCCATAGGATATGAGGGCGACTTAAACGGTGTGCGTATCAGAGAAGTTCACCTGGAAGAGGATCCTGCTCAGTACAAGCCTGACCTGGGTATAGTTGATTTTAACCGATCTGGAATACCACTCATTGAGATCGTAACCGAACCAGACATGACCTCTCCTGAAGAAGCCCGTAAATTTTTAAGGGAACTTATAAGGGTCCTGGAATACAGTGGAAGTGCCCGTGGTGAAGGTACCATGCGTGCTGATGTGAACATCTCCATGGAAGGGGGTAAAAGAGCAGAGATCAAAAACGTGAACTCCATCAAAGGAGCCTACAAGGCCCTGCAGTTTGAAATGGTGCGGCAGAAAAACCTCATAAAAAGGGGTATTGAAATAAAACAGGAAACCCGTGCCTTTATGGAATCACAGATGATCACCGTGCCCATGCGTCTTAAGGAAGAAGCAGAGGACTACCGTTACATACCCGACCCAGACCTGCCACCAATGATTGCCGAGGAGGAAAGGGTGGAGGCCATCCGGGAAGAAATGCCGGAACCAGCTCATATTAAAACAGAACGTTTCGTGGAGGAGTATGGTATTAAAAAGGACCATGCACAGGTCATAACCTCGGAACTGGAACTGGCTGATGCCTTTGAAGAGGTTGCCCGGGATGTGGACCCTGAGTTTGCGGCACTGTGGATGAGGGATGAACTCAAACGAGTGCTTTACTACAACAAACTCAACTACCGGGAAAGTGAAATAACCACTGCCCAACTGGTGGAGTTACTGCGAATGTTGCAGGATAAGAAGATCACCACCAAAGCTGGTCAGAGGATCATTGAACAACTACCTCATAACCCCAAGATGCCAGGACTCATTGCCGAAGAAATGGGACTGGTGGGAGTGGTGGAAGATGACACCGTAATGGCAGCAGTGAAGCAAGCCGTAGATGAAAACCCTGAAGCAGTTTCTGACTACTTTGAGGGTAAATCCAAGGCCTTGAATTTCCTGGTGGGTCAGGTAATGCGCCTAACCAGGGGTAAAGCCGATCCTTCAAAGACCAACCAGATGGTTGTGGAAGAACTTAAGATGCGAGAATAAATCATTAACCTGATCAAAACTGTGAAGTAACCTGATTAACTGGTGTGAATTAACCGGTTGGACTGGTGAATTGACTGGATTAAACTGGTGTAAATTAACCTTGGTTGAACTGTTTATTAGCTGATTAAACTGGTGTTAAAGATAGAACACCTCTAAGGGTTAGATGAATTCAAGGTTAGAATATTCAAATTTGATAACGTTAAACAAATTCAAATTTGAGGTTAATCCTTAATGGCCAAAAGAATCCTGGATATGTTGAGATGGCATCCTGAAATGAACTTTGAAGATTGTAAGGTCACCTATCTGCATCGGGGGCGTGCCGGTAACCTTAAGACCATCCCGGCCACCAATATTCAAACTTTAGAAGGAGGATTTATGATTATGTTCGATGGATCAATGGTTCCCTATCATCGTATAGTAAAAATAGAATGTGATAACAGATTAATATGGAAAAAAAGTCCTAAGACTGGAGGTTATCATGACTAAATCTGCTCTGGTTAAGGATTACATGACCCGGGCGGTTATAACCGTCACCCCTGATACCCCCAACGAGGAAGTAATCCAGCTAATGAAGAAGACCGGTCACGATGGGTTCCCGGTTAAAACCAATGGTGAAGTTATCGGTATGATAACTGCCTTTGACCTCCTCCTGAAAAAATGGGCAGAGTACGTCAAGGATATAATGTCCACCGATGTTGTGGTGGCTGATGAATCCATGTCCCTCAACGATGCCGCCAGGGTACTGTTCCGTATGGGGATCTCCAGAATGCCTGTCATCAGTGAAAATGGTGCATTGGTGGGTATTATAACCAACACGGATATTGTACGTTCCCATATTGAACGTTCCACTCCTATGAAGGTGAGATACTTTAAAAAGACATTGGAACAACTTTACAACATTAAAACCAAAATGGTTCATGAGAAGGTACCCATTGATCGTTTAAGGCCCACCCAGAACCGGGTCTACGCTGATGAACTTCAGGGACGTACCTATGAACTTAGAAGGGGACTGGCAGAGCCAACCATTGTTGTAAAAACAGGAAACCGTTTTATCCTGGTGGATGGTCATCACCGT
Proteins encoded in this window:
- the gatB gene encoding Asp-tRNA(Asn)/Glu-tRNA(Gln) amidotransferase subunit GatB, with amino-acid sequence MMCGLEIHVQLETESKLFCTCHTNYQEAAPNTNICYVCLNQPGAKPYPPNQVALDGAVMIALMLGCKISPDVTYFMRKHYDYPDLSSGYQRTSIPIGYEGDLNGVRIREVHLEEDPAQYKPDLGIVDFNRSGIPLIEIVTEPDMTSPEEARKFLRELIRVLEYSGSARGEGTMRADVNISMEGGKRAEIKNVNSIKGAYKALQFEMVRQKNLIKRGIEIKQETRAFMESQMITVPMRLKEEAEDYRYIPDPDLPPMIAEEERVEAIREEMPEPAHIKTERFVEEYGIKKDHAQVITSELELADAFEEVARDVDPEFAALWMRDELKRVLYYNKLNYRESEITTAQLVELLRMLQDKKITTKAGQRIIEQLPHNPKMPGLIAEEMGLVGVVEDDTVMAAVKQAVDENPEAVSDYFEGKSKALNFLVGQVMRLTRGKADPSKTNQMVVEELKMRE
- a CDS encoding DUF504 domain-containing protein, with amino-acid sequence MAKRILDMLRWHPEMNFEDCKVTYLHRGRAGNLKTIPATNIQTLEGGFMIMFDGSMVPYHRIVKIECDNRLIWKKSPKTGGYHD
- a CDS encoding CBS domain-containing protein; this encodes MTKSALVKDYMTRAVITVTPDTPNEEVIQLMKKTGHDGFPVKTNGEVIGMITAFDLLLKKWAEYVKDIMSTDVVVADESMSLNDAARVLFRMGISRMPVISENGALVGIITNTDIVRSHIERSTPMKVRYFKKTLEQLYNIKTKMVHEKVPIDRLRPTQNRVYADELQGRTYELRRGLAEPTIVVKTGNRFILVDGHHRTVASRKLGYKEIDSYVITLDQDIKLGMEKTADKGGIFSLDDVEIIDDAQHPLIAITGPLRKDDKVIKK
- a CDS encoding radical SAM protein, whose amino-acid sequence is MNLIQKIKDKKILELLQEANQITLAEHGNPITLERAIFLSWWCDKGDCSFCYMSSQKPLIRDPKKARRRVEAILAEAEMVRRMGWNIEFLSGGYGAFTTPEIKNIATEIHRITDNPVWLNVGITSELDAYGEEVIGVTGAVEVANPELHQKICPSKPLNDITAMLTEAGDLGFKKAITIILGLGETPEDLQYLWEMIKDLEIDRIIFYSLNPHPDTPYADTPQPASLYYAGVVAATRIQFPQLEIITGTWVDNLANIGPLILAGANGITKFPLFKMFGTRYGRRVEEEVHWAGRKLEGTFTDHVCLDGESPMSELEPFLKRYIKSCLNNKTEYKV